One window from the genome of Nicotiana sylvestris chromosome 9, ASM39365v2, whole genome shotgun sequence encodes:
- the LOC104234183 gene encoding putative inactive disease susceptibility protein LOV1, translating to MAKLALLFAIKKLRQLTLAEETEVIGAYTAINNSVKSLENLQRMLTTDGQLPSDQAKEIEELVYRVEDVVQTYGVIARSRSADSSGMFLPFKILNSGGAQKKAMSEITSLCAKINHFASPEVVQRFAGFHFESNNSCYNNCQQWRQNFAYKQDDETVGLKKEKEPILGALLDKSEGYENRFEVIPIWGLSGTGKSALAHAICNDTNVVDEFKEHRLNIRVSENFILEYALLHAMESFVGSVEEYADAPAQVLTELVRQHLEKSRSLIVLDDVRSTEDWQTLRGAVGAKGCRILVTTRAREVAKSIKQTPYIHEKRPLSDKNSWKLLKRIVWLETEPGAEMKSSMEKMGKEMVKLCEGLPGAIIALGKLLAGKSASEWEMVQKNARPYLSQVMAPSYAELSDDLKLYFLYLGHFREEPEIEPEKLCHLWTIEGLISKGDCGSKRTLLDLTQEHLMSLAQKSMVGVRQTIIELKSCHLVGLMGDMCLSKAEEGDILKVMDLQSGDHNLQPSLSFSNTRRLVIYLGKYNARVTPELARNLRSLRIIKAHEHQQLEEFVWPSIMSNIKKFKALRILDFNRIDFRKGKIPGGIFALPFLRYLSFKGCILKELPSYISNLSYLEVLDLRIKDTCNITIPDVLRRMRRLQHLYLPRAFQAQNGKKLRLDGLAELQTLKNFTSKLCEIQDLFNLKKLRYLDVEVEDSLEDLESITNHMSSSTAPEKWLHSSIEIKNFDCYTEARHNVFRKLLTRRGGPPKFSFEGYIDQLPPHNMISQRFTEMVLSSTQLKEDPMPILENLHNLRRLVLRDDAFLGTKMVCSASGFPQLKQLQLSRLFFLTEWKVENSAMPMLSHLKIHNCEKLKKFPDGLKELALSSRIQDEKDAETICR from the exons ATGGCGAAACTAGCCCTCCTCTTCGCGATCAAAAAGCTTAGACAGTTGACATTGGCTGAAGAAACAGAAGTAATTGGGGCATACACAGCAATCAACAACTCAGTTAAATCTCTGGAGAATTTGCAGCGGATGCTAACAACAGATGGTCAGTTGCCCAGTGACCAAGCGAAGGAAATTGAAGAGCTCGTTTATCGCGTCGAAGATGTTGTCCAAACATATGGTGTAATAGCAAGATCTAGGTCGGCAGATTCATCTGGAATGTTCTTGCCTTTCAAAATTCTTAATAGTGGTGGTGCCCAGAAGAAAGCCATGTCTGAGATCACGAGTTTGTGTGCCAAAATCAACCACTTTGCTTCGCCGGAAGTCGTGCAGCGGTTCGCTGGTTTTCATTTTGAAAGCAATAATAGTTGCTACAACAACTGTCAACAATGGAGGCAAAACTTTGCATACAAGCAAGACGACGAGACAGTTgggctgaaaaaagaaaaggagccAATTTTAGGAGCTCTGCTAGATAAATCAGAGGGTTACGAAAACAGGTTCGAAGTAATTCCCATATGGGGCCTTAGTGGCACAGGCAAGTCGGCTCTTGCTCATGCAATATGTAATGACACCAACGTTGTTGACGAGTTCAAAGAGCACCGCCTCAACATTCGTGTATCTGAAAACTTCATCCTCGAATACGCACTTCTACATGCTATGGAATCATTTGTGGGTTCTGTAGAAGAGTATGCTGATGCGCCAGCACAAGTTTTGACAGAACTTGTTCGCCAACATCTGGAAAAATCGAGGAGCTTGATTGTTCTGGATGACGTACGCTCAACTGAAGACTGGCAGACGCTGCGTGGGGCAGTGGGAGCTAAAGGTTGCAGAATACTTGTTACTACTCGAGCAAGAGAAGTAGCAAAAAGTATAAAACAGACACCTTATATACATGAAAAGAGGCCTTTATCAGATAAAAACAGCTGGAAGTTACTTAAAAGGATAGTTTGGTTGGAGACAGAACCAG GAGCTGAAATGAAGTCATCAATGGAGAAAATGGGTAAGGAAATGGTAAAATTATGTGAAGGTTTACCAGGGGCAATTATAGCACTTGGAAAATTATTAGCAGGAAAGAGTGCAAGTGAATGGGAGATGGTACAGAAAAATGCCCGGCCATATCTTTCTCAAGTTATGGCTCCAAGTTATGCTGAGTTATCAGAtgatttaaaactatattttctTTACTTAGGCCATTTTAGAGAAGAACCAGAAATAGAACCAGAGAAGTTGTGTCACTTATGGACAATTGAGGGATTGATTTCAAAAGGGGATTGTGGAAGCAAGAGGACACTGTTAGACTTAACACAAGAACATTTGATGAGTTTAGCACAGAAGAGTATGGTTGGTGTGAGACAGACAATAATAGAGCTCAAGTCTTGCCATCTTGTTGGACTAATGGGAGATATGTGCCTCTCAAAAGCGGAAGAGGGTGACATTTTGAAGGTCATGGATTTACAAAGTGGAGATCATAACCTGCAACCTTCTCTTTCTTTTAGCAATACACGTCGGCTTGTTATTTATCTAGGAAAGTATAATGCCCGTGTCACCCCTGAATTAGCTCGAAACCTTAGGAGTCTCCGAATCATCAAGGCACATGAACATCAACAACTAGAAGAGTTTGTATGGCCATCCATAATGTCGAATATTAAGAAATTTAAGGCGTTAAGGATTCTTGATTTCAATAGGATTGATTTTCGTAAGGGAAAAATCCCGGGAGGTATTTTTGCTTTACCATTCTTGAGGTATCTGAGTTTTAAAGGATGCATCCTAAAGGAGTTGCCATCATATATTAGCAACTTGTCATATTTGGAAGTTCTTGATTTGAGAATCAAAGATACATGCAACATTACCATTCCAGACGTGTTGCGGAGAATGAGAAGGTTGCAACATTTGTATCTTCCACGAGCATTCCAAGCGCAAAATGGGAAAAAACTTCGATTGGATGGATTAGCAGAGCTTCAAACACTAAAAAACTTCACCTCCAAGTTGTGTGAAATCCAGGATCTCTTTAACTTGAAAAAACTCCGGTACCTAGATGTCGAGGTTGAAGACAGTCTTGAGGATCTTGAGTCAATAACCAACCATATGTCAAGTAGTACTGCTCCAGAAAAATGGCTACATTCATCCATTGAAATAAAGAACTTTGATTGTTATACAGAAGCAAGGCACAATGTATTCAGGAAATTATTGACGCGCAGAGGAGGTCCGCCAAAATTTTCCTTCGAAGGTTACATTGATCAGCTTCCCCCACACAATATGATCTCACAAAGATTTACAGAGATGGTTCTTAGTAGTACTCAACTAAAGGAAGATCCAATGCCAATATTAGAAAATCTTCACAATCTAAGGCGTTTAGTACTCCGCGATGATGCTTTCCTTGGGACAAAGATGGTCTGTTCTGCTTCAGGTTTTCCCCAACTCAAACAATTACAACTCTCAAGATTGTTCTTCTTAACTGAATGGAAGGTGGAAAATTCAGCTATGCCTATGCTTTCTCATCTCAAAATTCATAACTGCGAAAAACTGAAAAAGTTCCCGGATGGTTTAAAAGAACTTGCTTTGTCTTCAAGAATTCAAGACGAGAAAGATGCTGAAACCATTTGTAGATAG
- the LOC138878741 gene encoding uncharacterized protein — MGHSPSLPAYSEKAIREARALQMPNLGGIPSEEADLSQCKAELQKTSDERNTLKLLCSQKEEELRDLQADLAKARKDEAELDKQVTIILKEYGLLNPTMEANTSVSQLQKKLERIELLRGKVDQIKANYNRWNENMDCLATEKEADLAKLASVEAQLQGAKEKISSQAKKIDELEAKLAESKAEVGETKIAAAKTIAVHLADAEAAQMQLSEASDRERWRNDLDKCQSWRETLEEIHARGYNFSKEISQAKALEADARFLVFSDDDDKGSQGGSDNDEEPKGGAAPEGETNPKHN; from the exons ATGGGTCACTCTCCATCTCTACCGGCTTATTCTGAGAAGGCCATAAGGGAGGCTCGGGCTCTGCAAATGCCTAACTTAGGCGGAATCCCCAGTGAAGA GGCCGACCTGAGCCAATGCAAGGCCGAGCTCCAGAAGACCTCGGATGAAAGGAACACTTTGAAGCTCCTTTGTAGTCAAAAGGAGGAGGAGCTCAGGGACCTTCAAGCAGACTTGGCCAAGGCTCGTAAGGATGAGGCCGAGCTAGACAAGCAGGTAACTATCATTTTGAAAGAGTACGGTCTACTCAACCCAACTATGGAGGCTAATACTTCGGTGTCTCAGCTGCAGAAAAAACTGGAGAGGATCGAGCTACTTCGAGGGAAGGTTGATCAGATCAAGGCCAACTACAATCGGTGGAATGAGAACATGGACTGCCTTGCTACGGAGAAGGAGGCTGATTTGGCCAAACTGGCATCGGTTGAGGCCCAACTCCAAGGCGCTAAAGAGAAGATTTCATCCCAAGCCAAAAAGATCGACGAGCTCGAGGCTAAGCTTGCTGAGTCCAAGGCAGAGGTCGGGGAGACGAAGATCGCAGCCGCCAAAACCATAGCCGTACACTTGGCCGATGCTGAGGCTGCTCAAATGCAGCTAAGTGAGGCTTCTGATCGAGAGCGATGGAGAAATGATCTGGACAAGTGCCAATCATGGAGGGAGACGCTCGAGGAAATCCATGCTCGAGGTTACAACTTTTCCAAAGAGATATCTCAAGCTAAGGCACTTGAAGCTGATGCTAGGTTTCTCGTcttctctgatgatgatgatAAAGGCAGCCAAGGCGGGTCTGATAACGATGAGGAGCCCAAAGGAGGAGCTGCTCCCGAGGGAGAAACCAACCCCAAGcataattag